From Dermochelys coriacea isolate rDerCor1 chromosome 23, rDerCor1.pri.v4, whole genome shotgun sequence, one genomic window encodes:
- the CDC42EP5 gene encoding cdc42 effector protein 5 isoform X1, producing the protein MTAEGRADALRSPSQWVEMPILKQSPISQSKKRPRIGRDMISAPLGDFRHTMHVGRGGDAFGDTSFLSNHGGPKANGLPPTTEALAPAQSPSRLSGSSGSPADLGGGPGALDLPPDGWEGELQHAESLFSFELDLGPSILDEVLGVMDKGGEQPRSEDVRAERPVGGQELGHGAAPQAGEEEEEEEEGSGHGYTFDDELDDEIGL; encoded by the coding sequence ATGCCGATTCTGAAGCAGTCCCCCATCTCCCAGTCGAAGAAGAGGCCCCGCATTGGCCGGGACATGATCAGCGCCCCGCTGGGGGATTTCCGGCACACCATGCACGTCGGCCGGGGCGGGGACGCCTTCGGGGACACCTCCTTTCTCAGCAACCATGGGGGCCCCAAGGCCAAcgggctgccccccaccaccGAGGCCTTGGCACCGGCTCAGTCCCCCAGCCGCCTCTCGGGGTCCTCCGGCAGCCCGGCTGATTTGGGGGGTGGCCCTGGTGCCTTGGATTTGCCCCCTGATGGCTGGGAGGGGGAACTGCAACACGCTGAGTCCCTCTTCTCCTTCGAGTTGGATCTGGGGCCATCCATTCTGGATGAGGTGTTGGGGGTCATGGACAAGGGCGGGGAGCAGCCCCGGAGCGAGGACGTCAGGGCGGAGAGGCCGGTGGGGGGACAGGAGCTGGGCCATGGGGCAgctccccaggcaggggaggaggaagaagaagaggaggaaggctCCGGGCATGGATACACATTTGATGATGAGCTGGATGATGAGATTGGGCTATAG
- the CDC42EP5 gene encoding cdc42 effector protein 5 isoform X2 encodes MPILKQSPISQSKKRPRIGRDMISAPLGDFRHTMHVGRGGDAFGDTSFLSNHGGPKANGLPPTTEALAPAQSPSRLSGSSGSPADLGGGPGALDLPPDGWEGELQHAESLFSFELDLGPSILDEVLGVMDKGGEQPRSEDVRAERPVGGQELGHGAAPQAGEEEEEEEEGSGHGYTFDDELDDEIGL; translated from the coding sequence ATGCCGATTCTGAAGCAGTCCCCCATCTCCCAGTCGAAGAAGAGGCCCCGCATTGGCCGGGACATGATCAGCGCCCCGCTGGGGGATTTCCGGCACACCATGCACGTCGGCCGGGGCGGGGACGCCTTCGGGGACACCTCCTTTCTCAGCAACCATGGGGGCCCCAAGGCCAAcgggctgccccccaccaccGAGGCCTTGGCACCGGCTCAGTCCCCCAGCCGCCTCTCGGGGTCCTCCGGCAGCCCGGCTGATTTGGGGGGTGGCCCTGGTGCCTTGGATTTGCCCCCTGATGGCTGGGAGGGGGAACTGCAACACGCTGAGTCCCTCTTCTCCTTCGAGTTGGATCTGGGGCCATCCATTCTGGATGAGGTGTTGGGGGTCATGGACAAGGGCGGGGAGCAGCCCCGGAGCGAGGACGTCAGGGCGGAGAGGCCGGTGGGGGGACAGGAGCTGGGCCATGGGGCAgctccccaggcaggggaggaggaagaagaagaggaggaaggctCCGGGCATGGATACACATTTGATGATGAGCTGGATGATGAGATTGGGCTATAG